In Leptospira selangorensis, the following are encoded in one genomic region:
- a CDS encoding arylesterase, which produces MRVSILPLVFVVLGLLFSNCSGDIKDIPLKGCSKISGMPGPEDLAIDRDAGLLYISSHERRVKDQEGKLYFLDLNSSTLEPKLLETEYPKNFRPHGMSLLNQNGKYRLYVISHITLYKEHSIEVFERTEKPSAKSKAGKWKHIQTLQDPLVTSPNDLSVASENEIFVSNDHGEGGFMLYLFHDLFRMKRSEIAYYDGKSWSSLGNPVSLGNGILYVKRPDGKEILYRSAFNEGTVLKFDIKRENGKIVLGEPKSILLGSGPDNLEIDEKGTIFTVTHPSVMKFLKHASNGESHSPTKIFTISPDDSIREIFSNSGELISAGSTALSYKERVYIAQVFNDFILQCQL; this is translated from the coding sequence ATGCGAGTTTCCATTCTACCCTTAGTATTCGTCGTTTTAGGCCTGTTATTCAGCAATTGTTCCGGGGACATCAAAGATATCCCCTTAAAAGGCTGCTCCAAGATTTCCGGAATGCCCGGCCCGGAAGATTTAGCAATCGATAGAGATGCAGGATTATTATATATATCTTCCCACGAAAGAAGGGTTAAAGATCAGGAAGGAAAACTTTACTTTTTGGATCTGAACTCTTCTACACTCGAACCAAAACTACTGGAAACTGAATATCCTAAAAACTTCAGACCTCATGGGATGAGTCTCTTAAACCAAAACGGAAAGTACAGATTGTATGTGATCTCTCATATCACATTGTACAAAGAACATTCTATAGAAGTTTTTGAAAGAACGGAAAAACCTTCCGCAAAATCTAAGGCAGGAAAATGGAAACATATCCAAACTCTGCAAGATCCTTTGGTTACAAGCCCTAACGATCTGTCAGTTGCATCCGAAAATGAAATTTTTGTTTCTAATGATCATGGAGAAGGAGGATTTATGCTCTATCTATTCCATGATCTTTTTAGAATGAAACGTTCTGAGATCGCTTACTATGACGGAAAATCTTGGTCTTCTTTAGGAAATCCTGTCTCTTTAGGAAATGGGATCCTTTATGTAAAAAGGCCAGATGGAAAAGAAATTTTATACAGATCCGCTTTTAACGAAGGTACTGTTTTAAAATTCGATATCAAAAGAGAAAACGGAAAGATCGTATTAGGAGAACCTAAATCGATATTACTCGGAAGCGGACCGGACAACCTGGAAATAGACGAAAAAGGTACCATATTCACGGTTACTCACCCTTCTGTGATGAAATTCCTAAAACATGCAAGCAATGGAGAATCACATTCTCCTACTAAAATATTTACGATTTCTCCGGACGATTCTATCAGAGAAATTTTTTCTAACTCTGGTGAATTGATCTCTGCGGGAAGTACTGCACTTTCATATAAGGAAAGGGTGTATATCGCTCAGGTATTCAACGATTTTATTTTACAATGCCAATTATAA
- a CDS encoding alpha/beta hydrolase, translated as MKYFWKAAKFALHCQLPTPPKVAEEEITVKTDQFEIPAILYTPKGKSCGTILAVNGLAYLGNKDPRFAAVCRSAAAVGYTVISPLLVEVTQFRIRKETVEKIKDLILHISSDKKYCPDQKLSYIAPSFSGSMGLIAASDPEVGKKISSILTIGAYCDVQSTLDYVMTSDEGDEYGRMILLYNFVKYALKSENQELEFALKACVLDGSFSRETLELPTVLENISAENKEVFFKLREDKSFREKIWKEIVANAGSQSSFLQELQVKDKLHLLDCHVSIVHGLGDNVVPAKEAVILKENLPRKKSKLVLTPLISHGDVGISLAQLPAIYDLVQGFAFFFKNAKVKEKKAA; from the coding sequence ATGAAATATTTCTGGAAGGCTGCCAAGTTTGCCCTTCACTGCCAATTACCCACTCCTCCTAAAGTTGCAGAAGAGGAGATCACAGTTAAAACGGATCAATTCGAAATTCCCGCAATTCTTTATACTCCGAAAGGAAAATCCTGCGGAACCATTTTAGCAGTAAATGGATTGGCCTACCTGGGAAATAAGGACCCTAGATTCGCGGCAGTTTGTAGATCCGCAGCAGCAGTGGGATATACGGTTATTTCTCCTTTGCTTGTAGAAGTTACTCAGTTCAGAATTCGAAAAGAAACTGTTGAAAAGATAAAAGATCTGATACTTCATATCTCTTCCGATAAAAAATATTGCCCGGACCAAAAACTGTCTTATATAGCTCCTTCTTTTTCGGGAAGTATGGGATTAATCGCTGCTTCCGATCCTGAAGTAGGAAAAAAGATCTCCTCAATTCTTACAATCGGTGCTTATTGTGATGTCCAATCCACTTTGGATTATGTGATGACTTCCGATGAGGGAGACGAGTATGGAAGGATGATCCTTCTTTATAATTTTGTAAAGTATGCTCTTAAATCCGAAAACCAAGAATTAGAATTCGCTCTTAAAGCATGTGTTCTGGACGGAAGTTTTTCCAGAGAGACATTGGAACTACCTACCGTTTTGGAAAACATCAGCGCTGAAAACAAAGAAGTATTTTTCAAACTTAGAGAAGATAAAAGTTTTAGAGAAAAAATCTGGAAAGAGATCGTAGCCAACGCAGGATCTCAAAGTTCATTTTTACAAGAACTTCAGGTAAAAGATAAACTTCATCTTTTAGATTGCCATGTTTCTATCGTTCACGGTTTGGGAGACAATGTGGTTCCTGCAAAAGAGGCCGTGATCTTAAAAGAAAATCTTCCTCGCAAAAAATCCAAATTGGTATTAACACCTTTGATCTCTCATGGAGATGTTGGAATTTCTTTGGCTCAGTTGCCTGCGATCTACGATCTAGTGCAGGGCTTTGCATTCTTCTTTAAGAATGCAAAAGTGAAAGAAAAAAAAGCGGCTTAA
- a CDS encoding STAS domain-containing protein, protein MEIKTKKVGKHTLVQLDGRLDITHSDEVEAKLLDDVQAGTGDIVINLQNISYISSSGIRIFVGMVRELEKQNRKLKLCNITPNVKKVFDVVELLDLFEVYETEQEALATLK, encoded by the coding sequence TTGGAAATTAAAACGAAAAAAGTAGGGAAACATACCCTAGTTCAATTAGATGGCAGGCTGGATATCACTCATTCGGACGAGGTAGAAGCAAAACTTCTAGACGACGTCCAAGCTGGAACAGGTGATATCGTCATTAACTTGCAAAATATTTCTTATATATCTTCTTCCGGAATCAGGATCTTTGTTGGAATGGTCCGGGAGCTAGAAAAGCAGAATCGAAAACTTAAACTTTGCAATATCACTCCTAACGTTAAAAAAGTTTTCGACGTTGTGGAATTGTTGGATCTTTTCGAAGTCTACGAAACCGAACAAGAAGCATTAGCTACCTTAAAATAA
- a CDS encoding tyrosine-type recombinase/integrase yields the protein MKKEKRSRTKTLLEDNPALSKEEIRLLLNASRTHENHYLWFRMLYSFGLQLSELVSLRVEDLDWSHHKILIHHSQTLNPRNPSIPYSLRRDLWFISQGKQGEDFLFSGRIGKLRPRTVQKMFSKLEEMTGLSISVFRLRRSLASHLIEAGWDLDSIQEQLGLSSQKSLKDLLGQKPKQVPLKKFPLEEINGSAA from the coding sequence ATGAAAAAAGAGAAAAGAAGCAGAACCAAAACTCTGCTTGAGGACAATCCAGCCTTAAGTAAGGAAGAGATCCGGCTACTTCTAAACGCATCCAGAACTCACGAAAACCATTACCTTTGGTTTAGAATGTTGTATTCTTTTGGGCTCCAACTTTCCGAGTTGGTCTCCCTAAGAGTGGAAGATTTGGATTGGTCCCATCATAAAATATTGATCCATCATTCCCAAACTTTAAACCCCAGAAATCCTTCCATTCCGTATTCATTACGAAGGGATTTATGGTTTATTTCTCAGGGCAAACAGGGAGAGGACTTTTTGTTTTCGGGTAGGATTGGCAAACTTCGCCCCAGGACCGTTCAAAAAATGTTTTCTAAGCTAGAGGAAATGACGGGTCTTTCGATTTCAGTTTTTAGATTAAGGAGAAGTTTAGCTTCTCACCTGATTGAGGCGGGTTGGGACCTGGATAGTATCCAGGAACAGTTGGGGCTTTCTTCCCAAAAATCCTTGAAGGATTTGTTAGGGCAGAAACCGAAGCAGGTCCCGCTCAAAAAATTTCCATTGGAGGAAATTAACGGATCAGCGGCATAA
- a CDS encoding ArnT family glycosyltransferase: protein MGSPASTEDRSSEIYGLIGLFFLSILSLLIFRISGLEFPPVWPDEVLFYSPSLDFAKNGLFRTDVLEGLVKGMETKTLWMPPIFFLLNGLVVKFWGEGLEVLRLFAAILSVASIWIFWFILKTFDYSPIARLGASLLLFTDLLFLRVGWTARMEALCLFWALLSLLVLARKARWKGEVPLKQYETFLAGSFLGISFLSHPFGAIFGVPALLLIHQAKAWKVWMFWLGGALPILAWGIWIHPDWGIFFYQFGAQFGRKKDLFQSFSPITKIKVLLGGYESPGLRLFFYLALAYGLWVVRGEIKDKPKSAFFFSAWTVSILFFLILSTEYYYVMYLCIPLSALGGFFFERIRSRRVQFIAAILVFSNIAILVNAYKRIGFGNPEFDLKDRFYEVLGPELKGSKKMYLQAIPDPYFHIRKEYPNLKILEFIPGELPIPKEDFIQTLDSIDTFVFSDRQKRNEFVQAYLEENSSKFRKFRITAEPSTLRKVANVEAEIYRRR from the coding sequence ATGGGTTCCCCCGCTAGCACAGAAGACCGATCTTCCGAAATTTACGGACTCATCGGTCTTTTCTTTTTATCCATCCTTTCACTTTTGATATTTAGGATCTCCGGGTTGGAGTTCCCACCCGTATGGCCTGACGAAGTTTTATTTTATTCTCCTTCCTTAGATTTTGCAAAGAACGGACTCTTCCGGACAGACGTGCTAGAAGGTTTAGTAAAAGGAATGGAAACCAAAACACTTTGGATGCCGCCGATTTTCTTTTTATTAAACGGTTTGGTTGTCAAATTTTGGGGAGAAGGCCTCGAAGTTCTTAGATTATTCGCTGCAATCTTATCCGTTGCGAGTATTTGGATCTTCTGGTTCATTCTAAAAACTTTCGATTATTCTCCGATTGCAAGGTTAGGCGCTTCCTTACTATTATTCACCGATCTACTGTTCTTAAGAGTGGGTTGGACTGCGAGAATGGAAGCTCTCTGTTTGTTTTGGGCACTTCTATCCTTACTAGTACTTGCAAGAAAAGCAAGATGGAAAGGAGAAGTTCCGCTCAAACAATATGAAACATTCTTAGCCGGATCTTTTTTAGGGATCTCATTTTTATCACATCCATTCGGCGCGATTTTCGGAGTACCTGCATTACTATTGATCCACCAAGCAAAAGCATGGAAGGTTTGGATGTTTTGGTTGGGTGGTGCATTGCCGATTCTCGCTTGGGGAATTTGGATCCATCCTGACTGGGGAATTTTTTTCTACCAGTTCGGAGCACAGTTCGGACGCAAAAAAGACCTATTCCAGTCTTTCTCTCCGATCACGAAGATCAAAGTATTATTGGGCGGATATGAATCTCCGGGATTACGACTATTCTTTTATCTGGCTCTTGCATACGGGTTATGGGTGGTAAGAGGAGAAATTAAGGACAAACCTAAGTCGGCATTTTTTTTCTCAGCTTGGACAGTTTCCATTCTGTTCTTTTTGATCTTATCCACAGAATATTATTATGTGATGTATTTGTGTATTCCTTTGTCCGCTTTGGGAGGATTCTTTTTTGAAAGGATCAGAAGCAGAAGGGTTCAGTTCATCGCAGCTATATTAGTATTTTCCAATATAGCAATTTTAGTGAATGCTTATAAAAGGATTGGATTCGGAAATCCGGAATTCGATCTAAAAGATAGATTCTATGAGGTTTTGGGACCGGAATTAAAAGGTTCTAAAAAGATGTATCTACAAGCAATTCCGGATCCGTACTTCCATATTCGAAAAGAATATCCGAATCTGAAAATTCTTGAGTTTATTCCTGGAGAACTTCCTATCCCGAAAGAAGATTTTATCCAAACCTTGGATTCAATCGATACATTCGTATTTTCGGACCGTCAGAAAAGAAACGAATTCGTTCAGGCTTATTTAGAAGAGAATTCCTCTAAATTCAGAAAATTCAGGATTACTGCGGAACCTTCTACACTTAGAAAAGTAGCAAATGTAGAAGCAGAGATATATCGCAGAAGATAA
- a CDS encoding acyl-CoA thioesterase, with product MSEEISKTPKQSAAETRHIVMPDHTNHYGTLFGGTLMSWIDLIAVMVAQRHCGREAVTASVDKLNFLEPISLGDHVILKASANYAGRSSLEIGVQVSKENPYTGIVTRATTAYLTFVALDENKKPCPIPKIKPETETEIRRYENAILRQEANRNLVKKIKDNGKV from the coding sequence ATGTCGGAAGAAATCTCAAAAACACCGAAACAATCCGCCGCGGAAACCAGGCATATCGTTATGCCTGACCACACCAACCATTACGGTACCCTTTTCGGAGGGACCTTAATGTCTTGGATAGACTTGATCGCTGTCATGGTCGCTCAAAGGCATTGTGGAAGAGAGGCTGTCACTGCGAGTGTAGATAAACTGAATTTTCTTGAACCGATCTCTTTGGGTGATCATGTGATCCTAAAAGCTTCCGCGAATTATGCGGGGAGATCTTCCTTAGAGATAGGCGTGCAAGTCTCTAAGGAGAATCCGTATACCGGGATAGTGACTCGCGCAACTACCGCGTATCTCACATTTGTAGCATTGGATGAGAATAAGAAACCCTGTCCTATTCCTAAAATAAAACCGGAAACGGAAACAGAGATCAGAAGATACGAGAACGCGATCTTAAGACAAGAGGCAAATCGGAATCTTGTTAAAAAGATTAAGGATAACGGAAAAGTTTAA
- a CDS encoding SET domain-containing protein — translation MSVRYKIRRPQVFSERDFEIRESEIPGIGMGLFSTQDLVKGDTIGFYTGRVLNDKSANSAKYCESKYLLWICKDHWIYGEGKESNYTRYINHSSKPNVKLVVSTRWKTARFEAMRKIKAGEELFFDYGDEYWIHIDISPVEQN, via the coding sequence ATGTCGGTCAGATATAAAATTCGCAGACCTCAAGTATTTTCAGAGAGGGATTTCGAAATTAGGGAATCCGAGATACCCGGAATCGGAATGGGACTATTCTCCACACAAGACTTAGTCAAAGGTGATACTATCGGATTTTATACCGGTAGGGTGCTTAACGATAAGTCTGCAAACTCAGCTAAATATTGTGAGTCCAAATATTTACTTTGGATCTGTAAAGATCATTGGATCTATGGAGAAGGTAAAGAGTCCAACTATACTCGTTATATTAATCATAGTTCTAAGCCGAATGTAAAATTAGTGGTGTCCACTCGTTGGAAGACTGCAAGATTCGAAGCAATGCGTAAGATCAAAGCCGGTGAAGAGTTATTCTTCGATTATGGAGACGAATATTGGATCCATATAGACATTTCTCCTGTAGAACAGAACTAA
- a CDS encoding RNA pyrophosphohydrolase: MDKPYRKNVGMVVFNSKGEVLVGERLNFKGSWQFPQGGIDDGEDPNSAAHRELLEEVGIQDAEIIYEYPSWINYDFPESLHLSSNLKKYRGQTQKWYLLYWNGKAEDCDLTAHEQEFERVRFIPFQECLSTVVSFKKDVYQKLVQEFEPKILDFMKKGSSR; the protein is encoded by the coding sequence ATGGACAAACCGTATAGAAAGAACGTGGGAATGGTAGTCTTCAACTCTAAAGGAGAGGTTTTAGTAGGAGAAAGACTGAATTTTAAAGGCTCTTGGCAGTTTCCTCAAGGTGGAATAGATGATGGAGAAGATCCTAACTCTGCTGCTCATAGAGAACTTCTTGAAGAAGTAGGCATTCAAGACGCTGAGATCATCTATGAATATCCTAGTTGGATCAATTATGATTTCCCTGAGTCCTTACATTTAAGCTCTAATCTAAAAAAGTATAGAGGCCAAACCCAAAAATGGTATCTTCTATACTGGAACGGTAAAGCAGAAGACTGTGATCTAACGGCTCATGAGCAAGAGTTTGAAAGAGTTAGATTCATTCCATTCCAAGAATGTCTTTCGACCGTAGTCTCCTTCAAAAAAGATGTGTATCAAAAGTTAGTCCAAGAGTTCGAACCTAAGATCTTGGATTTTATGAAGAAGGGATCTTCTAGATGA
- a CDS encoding ATP-binding protein, which translates to MDTGISISYLPIPIGIILCFWWGPARTLPAMYANALFSANLWGLHDVDKYPIYCLWEVLAVGISWLFFIKLRKGKVWLPDLRETVRFLLWVAFPAAICNGYLVAEGLVLFGDLPQDKLLISSLQGMSATLFDTLSVSVPILLWATPWMELKGWARTEGAWENRETSWDRSRLRNLKPRKIAEIIAVFLLCGVFGAIIPTLEYWFVFALFVLWAALRYGITMALTANIWVQVVTLVFPVLFGRSEHYQWFKDDKELIFLVNLGILCVVALITGRATSDSRKELQKRRRIEGKLLQSREQYRKFFEENLSANFITDSSGNILAANTSFLKMFGFETQTEVSLKNFADLFPSYDDYSFFLQKIQISSRLETHEEFFQEKNGLPIHTTGNYFATFNKSGSIDSIRGYLLDDTLRRKLEDQLIESKKLETIGTLAGGIAHDFNNILQIISGYATKMQLESSKFASLMDMSRSINAAAARGAIIVRRLLSLARKGGGGFKTILADQLVNETVDLLVPTFSEKIKFRKECKEGLRTIVGDYSQLEQVLINLCLNARDALPEGGEISIRAFEVQGANIRESFPLSEPAEYLCIEVSDNGEGMSEETRKRIFEPFFSTKTKTQGSGLGMSMVYGIMQNHEGMVQVSSHLGMGTSIRLFFPVAKTRTSRFVENTGKGSQTSTGIMLIVEESPYLSEILQDQMLSLGFRLISADNTKKAREILNKFKSTTVLTVVDLDFEFLSTLEFLETIKKECPELRIFVSGTDFGNETKEKLSALGINDLLEKPYKIRDLIEFFYTKSF; encoded by the coding sequence GTGGATACAGGGATCTCCATATCTTATCTTCCTATTCCTATCGGTATCATATTATGTTTTTGGTGGGGACCGGCGCGCACGTTACCCGCAATGTATGCCAACGCATTGTTCAGTGCTAACCTTTGGGGACTTCATGATGTGGATAAATATCCTATCTATTGTCTCTGGGAAGTACTTGCGGTGGGAATTTCCTGGCTCTTCTTCATCAAATTACGAAAAGGAAAAGTTTGGCTTCCTGATCTAAGAGAGACTGTTCGTTTTTTACTTTGGGTGGCCTTCCCCGCCGCAATATGTAACGGGTATTTAGTGGCAGAAGGTCTCGTATTATTCGGAGATCTTCCTCAAGACAAGTTACTCATATCCTCTTTGCAGGGAATGAGCGCTACGTTATTCGATACATTAAGTGTTTCAGTTCCGATACTGTTATGGGCAACCCCTTGGATGGAACTCAAAGGTTGGGCAAGAACAGAAGGAGCTTGGGAAAATAGGGAAACAAGCTGGGATAGAAGCAGACTCAGAAACCTAAAACCGAGAAAGATCGCGGAAATTATCGCAGTATTTTTACTTTGCGGAGTTTTCGGTGCAATTATTCCTACTTTAGAATACTGGTTCGTATTCGCGTTATTCGTTCTTTGGGCCGCATTAAGATACGGGATTACAATGGCTTTGACTGCAAATATTTGGGTGCAGGTCGTCACTTTGGTATTTCCGGTATTATTCGGTCGTTCCGAACATTACCAATGGTTTAAAGATGATAAGGAACTTATTTTCTTAGTAAACTTAGGGATATTATGCGTAGTTGCTTTGATCACAGGTAGGGCTACAAGCGATTCCAGAAAGGAGCTGCAAAAAAGAAGAAGGATAGAAGGTAAACTTTTACAGAGCCGAGAACAATATCGAAAATTTTTCGAAGAAAATCTTTCTGCAAACTTTATCACTGATAGCTCCGGGAATATTCTGGCTGCCAATACTTCTTTCCTAAAAATGTTCGGTTTCGAAACACAAACGGAAGTTTCTCTCAAAAATTTTGCGGACCTTTTTCCTTCTTACGATGATTATTCCTTCTTCTTACAAAAAATACAGATCAGCTCCAGATTAGAAACTCATGAAGAATTTTTTCAGGAGAAGAATGGATTACCTATCCATACAACTGGAAATTATTTTGCTACATTCAATAAATCAGGAAGTATAGATTCTATACGAGGATATCTATTGGATGATACTCTTCGTCGCAAGCTGGAAGACCAATTAATAGAATCTAAAAAATTAGAAACAATCGGGACTTTGGCAGGAGGGATCGCTCACGATTTTAATAATATTCTTCAGATCATTTCAGGGTACGCGACTAAAATGCAATTGGAGTCTTCCAAATTTGCGAGTCTTATGGACATGTCCCGTTCTATTAATGCTGCGGCCGCAAGGGGAGCAATTATAGTTCGTAGACTTCTTTCTTTAGCTAGAAAGGGAGGAGGAGGATTTAAAACAATCCTAGCCGACCAATTGGTAAATGAAACGGTAGATCTTTTAGTCCCTACATTCTCCGAAAAAATAAAATTCAGAAAAGAATGTAAAGAAGGACTTCGTACAATCGTAGGAGATTACTCTCAGTTGGAGCAAGTCCTTATCAATCTTTGTTTGAATGCAAGAGATGCACTTCCGGAAGGAGGAGAAATCTCCATACGTGCATTTGAAGTACAGGGTGCGAATATTAGAGAATCTTTTCCACTTTCTGAACCTGCAGAATATCTTTGTATAGAAGTTTCGGATAATGGAGAAGGAATGAGCGAAGAGACCAGAAAAAGGATCTTTGAACCGTTCTTTAGCACAAAGACTAAGACCCAAGGAAGTGGACTCGGAATGTCCATGGTTTACGGGATCATGCAAAACCATGAAGGAATGGTGCAGGTTAGTTCTCATTTAGGAATGGGCACTAGCATTCGATTATTTTTCCCAGTAGCAAAAACTAGAACTTCTAGATTTGTTGAAAACACAGGAAAAGGTTCTCAAACTTCTACCGGTATCATGTTGATAGTGGAAGAATCTCCTTATTTGTCGGAAATCCTACAAGACCAAATGTTATCTTTGGGATTCAGATTGATCAGTGCTGATAATACTAAAAAGGCTCGAGAAATATTAAACAAATTCAAATCAACTACGGTTTTAACTGTGGTCGATCTGGATTTTGAATTTCTTTCAACCTTGGAATTTTTGGAAACGATCAAAAAAGAATGCCCGGAGTTGAGAATTTTTGTCTCTGGAACAGATTTTGGAAATGAAACTAAAGAAAAACTTTCCGCTTTGGGGATTAATGATCTTCTCGAAAAACCATATAAGATCCGAGACCTGATCGAATTCTTTTACACGAAAAGTTTTTGA